GTCACATGTACGATAAAGCCCTGATAAAACGTCCTTATCGCTTATCGAAAAAAATTTAAACTGATCAAGCAAGGAATAATTCTCGTTATATTTATCTGATATCATGCTATTATCTTTTGCATATTGTAAAATTTCATCCAATATAATTTTTAAGTACTTTTTGGCAATAGATTCATTAAATTTTTTACGGACATAAACCTTATTTTCTTTACTATATGGAACAAAAATTGCAAATTTGGCTGGATAAAGACTACTGAAAATTAAATTAATTGAAATATATGAAAATAAAAAAAATTTTATTTTCAACATAAACGTCTCCCTTAATTTTTGTATAATTAATTTTAATTTTTATAATTCTATATACAATGTAATAAAATAAAAAAGAAAATAGATAAATTATGATAGAAGCAACTATAAACAAATACTTTTTACTATTTCTATTTATAACTTGCACCGGCAATTTAAAATCGCTGGATTTAATTCCTAAAAATATAATTTTTATAAAAAATACTTATTGTACAAATTCCAAAATTATAGATGAAGTTGCTATTGGGAAAAACAAATACGTCAGAATAAAATTTTATAATGAAAAAAATTATAAAAACGAACGCGATAAACTATCTCTTTTTGAACATGAAAATATAATAAAAATTGAATATAAAAACGATAGTACAAAAACAATTATAGAAGATTTAGCAGATTGTTCTTTAGAAAATTTTTTAAAAAATCCAAAATACTTTTTAGATAATAAAAAGATAAATATAGAAACTGTAAATTTAGAAAAAATAAAACTAAAGATAATCAAAAATATTTTAAAAGCCATAAAATACTTACATAACAAAAAACAATGTTTACATCTGGATTTAAAACCGGATAATATACTTTTGTTTATAGAAAATATTAATGAACAGGCAGTAATACGCACAGTATTATCTGATCTTGAATCATGCATTAAATATGATGCGAATAAAAATATATTACTGGATACAAAAGTAGGTGCAACAGAATATTTGGCTCCGGAAATAATAGAAGATGCGGTTTTAAATAAGCCATTTTTAGTAGATACAAAAATAGATATTTATGCGCTAGGTCTAATTATATTGTTTATAGTACATGACAAATTTGCAAGTGATATCATTTTAACGCCATCAATACTTAAGGAAATAAAGAACTATGAAGAAGAAGAAA
The Candidatus Dependentiae bacterium DNA segment above includes these coding regions:
- a CDS encoding protein kinase, producing MIEATINKYFLLFLFITCTGNLKSLDLIPKNIIFIKNTYCTNSKIIDEVAIGKNKYVRIKFYNEKNYKNERDKLSLFEHENIIKIEYKNDSTKTIIEDLADCSLENFLKNPKYFLDNKKINIETVNLEKIKLKIIKNILKAIKYLHNKKQCLHLDLKPDNILLFIENINEQAVIRTVLSDLESCIKYDANKNILLDTKVGATEYLAPEIIEDAVLNKPFLVDTKIDIYALGLIILFIVHDKFASDIILTPSILKEIKNYEEEEKLFSLYAKSNQWLINFLKDNNHILNELIINCCNKDPFKRYSIEDCICEFDKIYKNYF